From Penaeus vannamei isolate JL-2024 chromosome 12, ASM4276789v1, whole genome shotgun sequence, the proteins below share one genomic window:
- the LOC138863458 gene encoding secreted acidic protein 1A-like, with protein MTNMMVVIMGVKMVVKVMVVNMVIMVLDDDNDVGEDGGDVDDGSADDDNGGGDGGHDGVHDHGNDDGGDSNGSDDDANSDTGVDDCDDDDDGENDDDCDDDDDYDDGEDDDDDDDDDDEDTEVGEADNDDDNDRNLFPILMEN; from the exons ATGACGAATATGATGGTGGTAATTATGGGGGTtaagatggtggtgaaggtgatggtggtgaatatggtgataatggtattg gatgatgataatgatgttggtgaggatggtggtgatgttgacgaTGGTAgtgctgatgatgacaatggtggcggtgatggtggtcatGATGGTGttcatgatcatggtaatgacgatggtggcgatagtaatggtagtgatgatgatgctaatagcgATACTGgtgttgatgattgtgatgatgatgatgatggtgaaaatgatgatgattgtgatgacgatgatgattatgatgatggtgaagatgatgatgatgatgatgatgatgatgatgaagatacagAGGTTGGTgaggctgataatgatgatgataatgaccgtaATTTGTTTCCAATATTGATGGAAAATTAG